One genomic window of Scatophagus argus isolate fScaArg1 chromosome 16, fScaArg1.pri, whole genome shotgun sequence includes the following:
- the LOC124073726 gene encoding immunoglobulin lambda-1 light chain-like isoform X4, protein MLGTLCSLITALTCVSGVVVLTQKPPVVTLRTGGRATMDCNVFTDDGSRWYKHTPGGTFQFVLRNHYSYFSPKYGSGFSSPKFTSSHLSGTEYRLIINNVEEGDSAVYYCETWDDSAKEHVFGQGTKLIVTSSSLPAPVLTVLPPSRAELQSNKATLVCLSSQSVPFADVSWLAAGSPVSSGISTSTPVQKADHTFQISSYLDIQASDWNMDKVYTCKVSLGSKTSEKTINKSDCPTAEQ, encoded by the exons atgctggggaccctctgctctctcatcactGCTCTAACAT gTGTGAGTGGTGTGGTGGTGCTGACACAGAAGCCTCCTGTTGTGACACTAAGGACAGGAGGGAGAGCCACCATGGACTGTAATGTTTTTACAGATGATGGGTCCCGTTGGTATAAACACACTCCTGGAGGAACTTTTCAATTTGTTCTGAGGAATCATTACAGCTACTTCTCTCCAAAATATGGCTCTGGTTTCTCCTCTCCTAAATTCACTTCAAGTCATCTGTCTGGGACAGAGTATCGTCTGATCATCAacaatgtggaggagggagactcAGCAGTCTATTACTGTGAGACATGGGATGACTCTGCTAAGGAGCAC GTATTCGGACAAGGCACCAAGCTGATTGTGACAA GCTCCAGCCTCCCTGCTCCTGTCCTGACGGTCTTGCCTCCGTCCAGAGCTGAGCTCCAGTCCAACAAAGCCACTctggtctgtctgtccagtCAGTCTGTGCCTTTTGCAGATGTGAGCTGGTTGGCTGCTGGGAGTCCAGTGAGCAGTGGGATCTCTACCAGCACGCCTGTTCAGAAAGCAGACCACACTTTCCAAATCAGCAGCTATCTGGACATCCAGGCGTCAGACTGGAACATGGATAAGGTTTACACATGTAAAGTGTCTTTGGGCTCCAAAACTTCAGAGAAAACCATCAACAAGTCAGACTGTCCCACTGCAGAACAGTAG
- the LOC124073726 gene encoding immunoglobulin lambda-1 light chain-like isoform X6 — MLGTLCSLITALTCVSGVVVVTQKPPVVALRTGETATMDCNSAVDGPRWYKQIPGGVPQFILNYYHSWSSPQYGSGFSSPKFVPTHQSNADYQLTINNVEEGDSAVYYCHTWDSSAQQHVFGQGTKLIVTSSSLPAPVLTVLPPSRAELQSNKATLVCLSSQSVPFADVSWLAAGSPVSSGISTSTPVQKADHTFQISSYLDIQASDWNMDKVYTCKVSLGSKTSEKTINKSDCPTAEQ; from the exons atgctggggaccctctgctctctcatcactGCTCTAACAT gtgtgagtggtgtggtggtggtgacaCAGAAGCCTCCTGTTGTGgcactgaggacaggagagacagccaCCATGGACTGTAACTCTGCTGTGGATGGACCTCGCTGGTACAAACAGATTCCAGGAGGAGTTCCTCAGTTTATACTCAACTATTATCACAGCTGGAGCTCTCCACAATATGGCTCTGGTTTCTCCTCTCCCAAATTTGTACCTACTCATCAATCAAATGCAGATTATCAGTTGACCATAAATaatgtggaggagggagactcAGCAGTCTATTACTGTCACACATGGGACAGCTCTGCTCAGCAGCAC GTATTCGGACAAGGCACCAAGCTGATTGTGACAA GCTCCAGCCTCCCTGCTCCTGTCCTGACGGTCTTGCCTCCGTCCAGAGCTGAGCTCCAGTCCAACAAAGCCACTctggtctgtctgtccagtCAGTCTGTGCCTTTTGCAGATGTGAGCTGGTTGGCTGCTGGGAGTCCAGTGAGCAGTGGGATCTCTACCAGCACGCCTGTTCAGAAAGCAGACCACACTTTCCAAATCAGCAGCTATCTGGACATCCAGGCGTCAGACTGGAACATGGATAAGGTTTACACATGTAAAGTGTCTTTGGGCTCCAAAACTTCAGAGAAAACCATCAACAAGTCAGACTGTCCCACTGCAGAACAGTAG
- the LOC124073726 gene encoding immunoglobulin lambda-1 light chain-like isoform X5, whose amino-acid sequence MLGTLCSLITALTCVSGVVVLTQKPPVVTLRTGGRATMDCNVFTDDGSRWYKHTPGGTFQFVLRNHYSYFSPKYGSGFSSPKFTSSHLSGTEYRLIINNVEEGDSAVYYCETWDDSAKEHVFGQGTKLIVTSSSLPAPVLTVLPPSRAELQSNKATLVCLSSQSVPFADVSWLAAGSPVSSGISTSTPVQKADHTFQISSYLDIQASDWNMDKVYTCKVSLGSKTSEKTINKSDCPTAEQ is encoded by the exons gTGTGAGTGGTGTGGTGGTGCTGACACAGAAGCCTCCTGTTGTGACACTAAGGACAGGAGGGAGAGCCACCATGGACTGTAATGTTTTTACAGATGATGGGTCCCGTTGGTATAAACACACTCCTGGAGGAACTTTTCAATTTGTTCTGAGGAATCATTACAGCTACTTCTCTCCAAAATATGGCTCTGGTTTCTCCTCTCCTAAATTCACTTCAAGTCATCTGTCTGGGACAGAGTATCGTCTGATCATCAacaatgtggaggagggagactcAGCAGTCTATTACTGTGAGACATGGGATGACTCTGCTAAGGAGCAC GTATTCGGACAAGGCACCAAGCTGATTGTGACAA GCTCCAGCCTCCCTGCTCCTGTCCTGACGGTCTTGCCTCCGTCCAGAGCTGAGCTCCAGTCCAACAAAGCCACTctggtctgtctgtccagtCAGTCTGTGCCTTTTGCAGATGTGAGCTGGTTGGCTGCTGGGAGTCCAGTGAGCAGTGGGATCTCTACCAGCACGCCTGTTCAGAAAGCAGACCACACTTTCCAAATCAGCAGCTATCTGGACATCCAGGCGTCAGACTGGAACATGGATAAGGTTTACACATGTAAAGTGTCTTTGGGCTCCAAAACTTCAGAGAAAACCATCAACAAGTCAGACTGTCCCACTGCAGAACAGTAG
- the LOC124073726 gene encoding immunoglobulin lambda-1 light chain-like isoform X8, translated as MLGTLCSLITALTCVSGVVVVTQKPPVVALRTGETATMDCNSAVDGPRWYKQIPGGVPQFILNYYHSWSSPQYGSGFSSPKFVPTHQSNADYQLTINNVEEGDSAVYYCHTWDSSAQQHVFGQGTKLIVTSSSLPAPVLTVLPPSRAELQSNKATLVCLSSQSVPFADVSWLAAGSPVSSGISTSTPVQKADHTFQISSYLDIQASDWNMDKVYTCKVSLGSKTSEKTINKSDCPTAEQ; from the exons gtgtgagtggtgtggtggtggtgacaCAGAAGCCTCCTGTTGTGgcactgaggacaggagagacagccaCCATGGACTGTAACTCTGCTGTGGATGGACCTCGCTGGTACAAACAGATTCCAGGAGGAGTTCCTCAGTTTATACTCAACTATTATCACAGCTGGAGCTCTCCACAATATGGCTCTGGTTTCTCCTCTCCCAAATTTGTACCTACTCATCAATCAAATGCAGATTATCAGTTGACCATAAATaatgtggaggagggagactcAGCAGTCTATTACTGTCACACATGGGACAGCTCTGCTCAGCAGCAC GTATTCGGACAAGGCACCAAGCTGATTGTGACAA GCTCCAGCCTCCCTGCTCCTGTCCTGACGGTCTTGCCTCCGTCCAGAGCTGAGCTCCAGTCCAACAAAGCCACTctggtctgtctgtccagtCAGTCTGTGCCTTTTGCAGATGTGAGCTGGTTGGCTGCTGGGAGTCCAGTGAGCAGTGGGATCTCTACCAGCACGCCTGTTCAGAAAGCAGACCACACTTTCCAAATCAGCAGCTATCTGGACATCCAGGCGTCAGACTGGAACATGGATAAGGTTTACACATGTAAAGTGTCTTTGGGCTCCAAAACTTCAGAGAAAACCATCAACAAGTCAGACTGTCCCACTGCAGAACAGTAG
- the LOC124073783 gene encoding immunoglobulin lambda-1 light chain-like isoform X1, with translation MLGTLCSLITALTYVDAVIVLTQTPAVHTVSPGQEVVLNCNIQRYDGYYVSWYKHVPGEASQYVLRFYYSHSSPDNYGSGFSSDRFNSKATSSIHYQFIIKQAEAGDSAVYYCLTWDNSAKEWVFGQGTKLIVTSSSLPAPVLTVLPPSRAELQSNKASLVCLSSLPSGSKGFADVSWLAAGSPVSSGISTSTPVQKADHTFQISSYLDIQASDWNMNKVYTCKVSLGSKTSEKTINKSGCPTAEQ, from the exons atgctggggaccctctgctctctcatcactGCTCTAACAT ATGTTGATGCAGTGATCGTGCTGACCCAGACGCCTGCTGTCCACACAGTTTCTCCAGGACAAGAGGTTGTTCTCAACTGCAACATTCAGAGATATGATGGCTACTATGTCAGTTGGTATAAACATGTTCCTGGTGAAGCTTCTCAGTATGTCCTGAGGTTTTACTACAGCCACAGTTCACCAGATAACTATGGATCAGGATTCTCCTCAGACCGATTCAACTCTAAAGCCACATCAAGCATACATTACCAGTTCATCATAAAGCAGGCAGAAGCAGGagactctgctgtttattactGTCTAACATGGGACAACTCTGCTAAGGAGTGG GTATTCGGACAAGGCACCAAGCTGATTGTGACAA GCTCCAGCCTCCCTGCTCCTGTCCTGACGGTCTTGCCTCCGTCCAGAGCTGAGCTCCAGTCCAACAAAGCCTCTctggtctgtctgtccagtTTGCCCAGTGGCTCTAAAGGTTTTGCAGATGTGAGCTGGTTGGCTGCTGGGAGTCCAGTGAGCAGTGGGATCTCTACCAGCACGCCTGTTCAGAAAGCAGACCACACTTTCCAAATCAGCAGCTATCTGGACATCCAGGCATCAGACTGGAACATGAATAAGGTTTACACATGTAAAGTGTCTTTGGGCTCCAAAACTTCAGAGAAAACCATCAACAAGTCAGGCTGTCCCACTGCAGAACAGTAG
- the LOC124073783 gene encoding immunoglobulin lambda-1 light chain-like isoform X2 — translation MLGTLCSLIAALTYVDAVKVLTQTPAVHTVSPGQEVVLNCNIQRSDGNYVNWYKQVPAEAPQYVLRFYHSHSSPNNYGSGFSSDRFNCKASSSIDYQFIIKQAEAGDSAVYYCDTWDSSASAAVFGQGTKLIVTSSSLPAPVLTVLPPSRAELQSNKATLVCLSSQSVPFADVSWLAAGSPVSSGISTSTPVQKADHTFQISSYLDIQASDWNMNKVYTCKVSLGSKTSEKTINKSGCPTAEQ, via the exons atgctggggaccctctgctctctcatcgcTGCTCTAACAT ATGTTGATGCAGTCAAAGTGCTGACCCAGACGCCTGCTGTCCACACAGTTTCTCCAGGACAAGAGGTTGTTCTCAACTGCAACATTCAGAGAAGTGATGGCAACTATGTCAATTGGTATAAACAGGTTCCTGCTGAAGCTCCTCAGTATGTTCTGAGATTTTACCACAGCCACAGTTCACCCAATAACTATGGATCAGGATTCTCCTCAGACCGATTCAACTGTAAAGCCTCATCAAGCATAGATTACCAGTTCATCATAAAGCAGGCAGAAGCAGGagactctgctgtttattactGTGACACATGGGACAGCTCTGCTTCTGCAGCT GTATTCGGACAAGGCACCAAGCTGATTGTGACAA GCTCCAGCCTCCCTGCTCCTGTCCTGACGGTCTTGCCTCCGTCCAGAGCTGAGCTCCAGTCCAACAAAGCCACTctggtctgtctgtccagtCAGTCTGTGCCTTTTGCAGATGTGAGCTG GTTGGCTGCTGGGAGTCCAGTGAGCAGTGGGATCTCTACCAGCACGCCTGTTCAGAAAGCAGACCACACTTTCCAAATCAGCAGCTATCTGGACATCCAGGCATCAGACTGGAACATGAATAAGGTTTACACATGTAAAGTGTCTTTGGGCTCCAAAACTTCAGAGAAAACCATCAACAAGTCAGGCTGTCCCACTGCAGAACAGTAG
- the LOC124073783 gene encoding immunoglobulin lambda-1 light chain-like isoform X4, giving the protein MLGTLCSLIAALTYVDAVIVLTQTPAVHTVSPGQEVVLNCNIQRYDGYYVSWYKHVPGEASQYVLRFYYSHSSPDNYGSGFSSDRFNSKATSSIHYQFIIKQAEAGDSAVYYCLTWDNSAKEWVFGQGTKLIVTSSSLPAPVLTVLPPSRAELQSNKASLVCLSSLPSGSKGFADVSWLAAGSPVSSGISTSTPVQKADHTFQISSYLDIQASDWNMNKVYTCKVSLGSKTSEKTINKSGCPTAEQ; this is encoded by the exons atgctggggaccctctgctctctcatcgcTGCTCTGACAT ATGTTGATGCAGTGATCGTGCTGACCCAGACGCCTGCTGTCCACACAGTTTCTCCAGGACAAGAGGTTGTTCTCAACTGCAACATTCAGAGATATGATGGCTACTATGTCAGTTGGTATAAACATGTTCCTGGTGAAGCTTCTCAGTATGTCCTGAGGTTTTACTACAGCCACAGTTCACCAGATAACTATGGATCAGGATTCTCCTCAGACCGATTCAACTCTAAAGCCACATCAAGCATACATTACCAGTTCATCATAAAGCAGGCAGAAGCAGGagactctgctgtttattactGTCTAACATGGGACAACTCTGCTAAGGAGTGG GTATTCGGACAAGGCACCAAGCTGATTGTGACAA GCTCCAGCCTCCCTGCTCCTGTCCTGACGGTCTTGCCTCCGTCCAGAGCTGAGCTCCAGTCCAACAAAGCCTCTctggtctgtctgtccagtTTGCCCAGTGGCTCTAAAGGTTTTGCAGATGTGAGCTGGTTGGCTGCTGGGAGTCCAGTGAGCAGTGGGATCTCTACCAGCACGCCTGTTCAGAAAGCAGACCACACTTTCCAAATCAGCAGCTATCTGGACATCCAGGCATCAGACTGGAACATGAATAAGGTTTACACATGTAAAGTGTCTTTGGGCTCCAAAACTTCAGAGAAAACCATCAACAAGTCAGGCTGTCCCACTGCAGAACAGTAG
- the LOC124073789 gene encoding immunoglobulin lambda-1 light chain-like isoform X2 yields MLGTLCSLITALTCVSGVTVLTQKPPVVTLRTGETATMDCNLGTVTGSAARWYKQIPGGVPQYVLRFYHGWSSPSYGSGFSSPKFTSTHQSQSDYRLIINNVEEGDSAVYYCKTWDSSVDEWVFGQGTKLIVTSSSLPAPVLTVLPPSRAELQSNKATLVCLSSQSVPFADVSWLAAGSPVSSGISTSTPVQKADHTFQISSYLDIQASDWNMDKVYTCKVSLGSKTSEKTINKSDCPTAEQ; encoded by the exons atgctggggaccctctgctctctcatcactGCTCTAACAT gTGTGAGTGGTGTGACGGTGCTGACACAGAAGCCTCCTGTTGTGacactgaggacaggagagacagccaCCATGGACTGTAACCTGGGGACTGTTACTGGCAGTGCAGCTCGCTGGTACAAACAGATTCCAGGAGGAGTTCCTCAGTATGTTCTGAGGTTTTATCACGGCTGGAGCTCTCCCAGCTATGgctctggtttctcttctcCCAAGTTCACATCAACTCATCAGTCACAATCTGATTATCGTTTGATCATCAacaatgtggaggagggagactcagcagtctattactgtaaaacatggGACAGCTCTGTTGATGAATGG GTATTCGGACAAGGCACCAAGCTGATTGTGACAA GCTCCAGCCTCCCTGCTCCTGTCCTGACGGTCTTGCCTCCGTCCAGAGCTGAGCTCCAGTCCAACAAAGCCACTctggtctgtctgtccagtCAGTCTGTGCCTTTTGCAGATGTGAGCTGGTTGGCTGCTGGGAGTCCAGTGAGCAGTGGGATCTCTACCAGCACGCCTGTTCAGAAAGCAGACCACACTTTCCAAATCAGCAGCTATCTGGACATCCAGGCGTCAGACTGGAACATGGATAAGGTTTACACATGTAAAGTGTCTTTGGGCTCCAAAACTTCAGAGAAAACCATCAACAAGTCAGACTGTCCCACTGCAGAACAGTAG
- the LOC124073783 gene encoding immunoglobulin lambda-1 light chain-like isoform X3 — translation MLGTLCSLITALTCVSGVTVLTQKPPVVALRTGETATMDCNLGTVDNYVYWYKQIPGGVPQFVLYFHHSHSSPTYGSGFSSPKFTSTHQSQSDYRLIINNVEEGDSAVYYCNTWDTSVNEYVFGQGTKLIVTSSSLPAPVLTVLPPSRAELQSNKATLVCLSSQSVPFADVSWLAAGSPVSSGISTSTPVQKADHTFQISSYLDIQASDWNMDKVYTCKVSLGSKTSEKTINKSDCPTAEQ, via the exons atgctggggaccctctgctctctcatcactGCTCTAACAT gTGTGAGTGGTGTGACGGTGCTGACACAGAAGCCTCCTGTTGTGgcactgaggacaggagagacagccaCCATGGACTGTAACCTGGGGACTGTAGATAATTATGTTTACTGGTACAAACAGATTCCAGGAGGAGTTCCtcagtttgtgttgtattttcatcacagccacagctCTCCCACCTATGgctctggtttctcttctcCCAAGTTCACATCTACTCATCAGTCACAATCTGATTATCGTTTGATCATCAacaatgtggaggagggagactcAGCAGTCTATTACTGTAACACATGGGACACCTCTGTCAATGAGTAC GTATTCGGACAAGGCACCAAGCTGATTGTGACAA GCTCCAGCCTCCCTGCTCCTGTCCTGACGGTCTTGCCTCCGTCCAGAGCTGAGCTCCAGTCCAACAAAGCCACTctggtctgtctgtccagtCAGTCTGTGCCTTTTGCAGATGTGAGCTGGTTGGCTGCTGGGAGTCCAGTGAGCAGTGGGATCTCTACCAGCACGCCTGTTCAGAAAGCAGACCACACTTTCCAAATCAGCAGCTATCTGGACATCCAGGCGTCAGACTGGAACATGGATAAGGTTTACACATGTAAAGTGTCTTTGGGCTCCAAAACTTCAGAGAAAACCATCAACAAGTCAGACTGTCCCACTGCAGAACAGTAG
- the LOC124073783 gene encoding immunoglobulin lambda-1 light chain-like isoform X5, protein MLGTLCSLIAALTYVDAVIVLTQTPAVHTVSPGQEVVLNCNIQRDDSAYVSWYKQVPGEAPQYVLRFHHSDSSPSFGSGFSSDRFNSKASSSIDYQFIIKQAEAGDSAVYYCNTWDDSAEEEVFGQGTKLIVTSSSLPAPVLTVLPPSRAELQSNKATLVCLSSQSVPFADVSWLAAGSPVSSGISTSTPVQKADHTFQISSYLDIQASDWNMDKVYTCKVSLGSKTSEKTINKSDCPTAEQ, encoded by the exons atgctggggaccctctgctctctcatcgcTGCTCTAACAT ATGTTGATGCAGTGATCGTGCTGACCCAGACGCCTGCTGTCCACACAGTTTCTCCAGGACAAGAGGTTGTTCTCAACTGCAACATTCAGAGAGATGACAGTGCATATGTCAGTTGGTATAAACAGGTTCCCGGTGAAGCTCCTCAGTATGTCCTGAGATTTCACCACAGTGACAGTTCACCCAGCTTTGGATCAGGATTCTCCTCAGACCGATTCAACTCTAAAGCCTCATCAAGCATAGATTACCAGTTCATCATAAAGCAGGCAGAAGCAGGagactctgctgtttattactGTAACACATGGGACGACTCTGCTGAGGAGGAG GTATTCGGACAAGGCACCAAGCTGATTGTGACAA GCTCCAGCCTCCCTGCTCCTGTCCTGACGGTCTTGCCTCCGTCCAGAGCTGAGCTCCAGTCCAACAAAGCCACTctggtctgtctgtccagtCAGTCTGTGCCTTTTGCAGATGTGAGCTGGTTGGCTGCTGGGAGTCCAGTGAGCAGTGGGATCTCTACCAGCACGCCTGTTCAGAAAGCAGACCACACTTTCCAAATCAGCAGCTATCTGGACATCCAGGCGTCAGACTGGAACATGGATAAGGTTTACACATGTAAAGTGTCTTTGGGCTCCAAAACTTCAGAGAAAACCATCAACAAGTCAGACTGTCCCACTGCAGAACAGTAG
- the LOC124073785 gene encoding immunoglobulin lambda-1 light chain-like isoform X1 yields the protein MLGTLCSLIAALTYVDAVKVLTQTPPVHTVSPGQEVVLNCNIQRDDNRYVSWYKQVPGEAPQYVLRFYYSYSSPDQYGSGFSSDRFNSKASSNIDYQLIIKQAEAGDSAVYYCATWDSSASAAVFGQGTKLIVTSSSLPAPVLTVLPPSTAELQSNKATLVCLSSQSVPFADVSWLAAGSPVSSGISTSTPVQKADHTFQISSYLDIQASDWNMNKVYTCKVSLGSKTSEKTINKSDCPTAEQ from the exons atgctggggaccctctgctctctcatcgcTGCTCTAACAT ATGTTGATGCAGTCAAAGTGCTGACCCAGACGCCTCCTGTCCACACAGTTTCTCCAGGACAAGAGGTTGTTCTCAACTGCAACATTCAGAGAGATGACAATCGATATGTCAGTTGGTATAAACAGGTTCCTGGTGAAGCTCCTCAGTATGTCCTGAGATTTTACTACAGCTACAGTTCACCTGATCAGTATGGATCAGGATTCTCCTCAGACCGATTCAACTCTAAAGCCTCATCAAACATAGATTACCAGCTCATCATAAAGCAGGCAGAAGCAGGagactctgctgtttattactGTGCTACATGGGACAGCTCTGCTTCTGCAGCT GTATTCGGACAAGGCACCAAGCTGATTGTGACAA GCTCCAGCCTCCCTGCTCCTGTCCTGACGGTCTTGCCTCCGTCCACAGCTGAGCTCCAGTCCAACAAAGCCACTctggtctgtctgtccagtCAGTCTGTGCCTTTTGCAGATGTGAGCTGGTTGGCTGCTGGGAGTCCAGTGAGCAGTGGGATCTCTACCAGCACGCCTGTTCAGAAAGCAGACCACACTTTCCAAATCAGCAGCTATCTGGACATCCAGGCGTCAGACTGGAACATGAATAAGGTTTACACATGTAAAGTGTCTTTGGGCTCCAAAACTTCAGAGAAAACCATCAACAAGTCAGACTGTCCCACTGCAGAACAGTAG
- the LOC124073785 gene encoding immunoglobulin lambda-1 light chain-like isoform X3: MLGTLCSLITALTCVSGVTVVTQKPPVVALRTGETATMDCKLGTVTGSSARWYKQIPGGVTQFVLRFYHSSSSPTYGSGFSSPKFTSTHQSQSDYRLIINNVEEGDSAVYYCKTWDNSAKQYVFGQGTKLIVTSSSLPAPVLTVLPPSTAELQSNKATLVCLSSQSVPFADVSWLAAGSPVSSGISTSTPVQKADHTFQISSYLDIQASDWNMNKVYTCKVSLGSKTSEKTINKSDCPTAEQ; the protein is encoded by the exons atgctggggaccctctgctctctcatcactGCTCTAACAT gTGTGAGTGGTGTGACGGTGGTGACACAGAAGCCTCCTGTTGTGgcactgaggacaggagagacagccaCCATGGACTGTAAACTGGGGACTGTTACTGGCAGTTCAGCTCGCTGGTACAAACAGATTCCAGGAGGAGTTACTCAGTTTGTTCTGAGGTtttatcacagcagcagctctcccACCTATGgctctggtttctcttctcCCAAGTTCACATCCACTCATCAGTCACAATCTGATTATCGTTTGATCATCAacaatgtggaggagggagactcagcagtctattactgtaaaacatggGACAACTCTGCTAAGCAGTAC GTATTCGGACAAGGCACCAAGCTGATTGTGACAA GCTCCAGCCTCCCTGCTCCTGTCCTGACGGTCTTGCCTCCGTCCACAGCTGAGCTCCAGTCCAACAAAGCCACTctggtctgtctgtccagtCAGTCTGTGCCTTTTGCAGATGTGAGCTGGTTGGCTGCTGGGAGTCCAGTGAGCAGTGGGATCTCTACCAGCACGCCTGTTCAGAAAGCAGACCACACTTTCCAAATCAGCAGCTATCTGGACATCCAGGCGTCAGACTGGAACATGAATAAGGTTTACACATGTAAAGTGTCTTTGGGCTCCAAAACTTCAGAGAAAACCATCAACAAGTCAGACTGTCCCACTGCAGAACAGTAG
- the LOC124073785 gene encoding immunoglobulin lambda-1 light chain-like isoform X2, whose product MLGTLCSLITALTCVSGVTVVTQKPPVVALRTGETATMDCKLGTVTGSSARWYKQIPGGVTQFVLRFYHSSSSPTYGSGFSSPKFTSTHQSQSDYRLIINNVEEGDSAVYYCKTWDNSAKQYVFGQGTKLIVTSSSLPAPVLTVLPPSTAELQSNKATLVCLSSQSVPFADVSWLAAGSPVSSGISTSTPVQKADHTFQISSYLDIQASDWNMNKVYTCKVSLGSKTSEKTINKSDCPTAEQ is encoded by the exons gTGTGAGTGGTGTGACGGTGGTGACACAGAAGCCTCCTGTTGTGgcactgaggacaggagagacagccaCCATGGACTGTAAACTGGGGACTGTTACTGGCAGTTCAGCTCGCTGGTACAAACAGATTCCAGGAGGAGTTACTCAGTTTGTTCTGAGGTtttatcacagcagcagctctcccACCTATGgctctggtttctcttctcCCAAGTTCACATCCACTCATCAGTCACAATCTGATTATCGTTTGATCATCAacaatgtggaggagggagactcagcagtctattactgtaaaacatggGACAACTCTGCTAAGCAGTAC GTATTCGGACAAGGCACCAAGCTGATTGTGACAA GCTCCAGCCTCCCTGCTCCTGTCCTGACGGTCTTGCCTCCGTCCACAGCTGAGCTCCAGTCCAACAAAGCCACTctggtctgtctgtccagtCAGTCTGTGCCTTTTGCAGATGTGAGCTGGTTGGCTGCTGGGAGTCCAGTGAGCAGTGGGATCTCTACCAGCACGCCTGTTCAGAAAGCAGACCACACTTTCCAAATCAGCAGCTATCTGGACATCCAGGCGTCAGACTGGAACATGAATAAGGTTTACACATGTAAAGTGTCTTTGGGCTCCAAAACTTCAGAGAAAACCATCAACAAGTCAGACTGTCCCACTGCAGAACAGTAG